One part of the Syntrophorhabdaceae bacterium genome encodes these proteins:
- a CDS encoding tagaturonate epimerase family protein translates to MLTLAPYSLGVGDRFSLQAQAQLRAFALAAHRGVEITPVWNKSNREHLIVGSEPQSVARAAQEAVTRLRWNKAWHVDADHIRLDTVDRFVPCSDFFTIDVAESIGRPTPPDQATAFVERHPELSPEVRIPGVSHVLKTNKSQIQEIAKKYLVAIAEAGRLYRYIVKNKGEGTFITEVSMDETDFAQTPVELLVILAALSDEKVQVQTIAPRFSGRFNKGVDYAGNVAQFEKEFTEDLAVIKFAVSRYGLPENLKLSVHSGSDKFSIYAPIRRVLRKTGAGLHLKTAGTTWLEEITGLALAGGEGLALAKEIYAQALKRREELSAPYAAVIDIDPAALPAPSAVARWSYAQYAAAVRHDPQCREFNPSL, encoded by the coding sequence ATGTTGACACTCGCACCATATTCCCTCGGTGTAGGCGATCGGTTTAGCCTGCAGGCGCAAGCTCAACTGCGCGCCTTCGCGCTCGCGGCACATAGGGGTGTAGAGATCACGCCTGTCTGGAACAAGTCTAATCGCGAGCATCTGATCGTGGGCTCCGAGCCGCAATCAGTGGCAAGAGCCGCACAAGAGGCCGTCACCAGGCTCCGATGGAACAAGGCGTGGCACGTAGACGCTGATCACATTCGTCTTGATACCGTGGACCGGTTTGTTCCCTGCTCCGACTTCTTCACCATTGACGTGGCGGAATCCATAGGCAGGCCCACGCCACCCGATCAAGCCACGGCCTTTGTGGAGCGTCATCCCGAGCTCTCACCAGAAGTACGGATCCCAGGCGTGAGCCACGTCCTCAAAACAAACAAATCTCAGATCCAAGAGATCGCGAAGAAATATCTTGTGGCCATAGCGGAGGCAGGCCGTCTTTACCGTTATATCGTCAAAAACAAGGGCGAAGGCACGTTCATCACAGAGGTCTCCATGGACGAGACCGACTTTGCCCAGACCCCGGTCGAGCTCCTCGTGATTTTGGCTGCCCTTTCTGACGAGAAAGTACAGGTCCAAACCATAGCGCCGAGGTTCAGCGGACGGTTTAATAAGGGCGTGGACTACGCAGGCAACGTAGCTCAATTCGAGAAAGAATTCACCGAAGATCTTGCCGTGATTAAATTTGCCGTAAGCCGGTACGGGCTGCCGGAGAATCTCAAGCTGAGCGTGCATTCGGGCAGCGACAAATTCTCCATCTACGCTCCCATCCGCCGGGTCCTTCGGAAAACCGGCGCCGGGCTCCACCTGAAAACAGCCGGCACAACCTGGCTCGAGGAGATTACCGGTCTCGCTCTGGCAGGTGGTGAAGGGTTAGCTTTAGCCAAGGAGATCTACGCTCAGGCGCTTAAGCGCAGAGAGGAACTCTCAGCACCCTATGCAGCGGTCATCGACATCGACCCTGCGGCACTCCCCGCCCCTTCCGCGGTCGCCCGATGGAGTTACGCACAATATGCCGCTGCCGTCCGCCATGATCCACAATGCAGGGAATTCAATCCGAGTTTGA